One Deltaproteobacteria bacterium genomic region harbors:
- a CDS encoding DUF503 domain-containing protein produces MVVGVLRLELLLPENHSLKGKRSVLRTIKARVQSKFNVSIAECADHDHWQRTTLGVSQVGVDERHVDACLREVVRFIDGLELAQLGEERLEFLHY; encoded by the coding sequence ATGGTGGTCGGCGTGCTCCGGCTCGAGCTGCTGCTGCCCGAGAACCACTCGCTCAAGGGCAAGCGCAGCGTGCTCAGGACCATCAAGGCACGCGTGCAGAGCAAGTTCAACGTCTCGATCGCGGAGTGCGCCGACCACGATCACTGGCAGCGCACGACCCTGGGGGTGAGCCAGGTGGGGGTGGACGAGCGGCACGTGGACGCCTGCCTCAGGGAAGTCGTGCGCTTCATCGACGGGCTCGAGCTCGCCCAGCTGGGCGAGGAGCGCCTCGAGTTCCTCCATTACTGA
- the rbfA gene encoding 30S ribosome-binding factor RbfA: MAERRPERVAHLVQAELAALFLRRANDPRLRDLTVTAVRMSPDLRVARVYVRTLGDTADARAAALRALARAATFLRGQVGRALGLRVTPELRFEYDTQPDIARRVDDLLRAAAARDEDEE, from the coding sequence ATGGCCGAGCGCCGCCCCGAGCGCGTGGCCCACCTCGTCCAGGCCGAGCTGGCGGCGCTCTTCCTGCGCCGGGCGAACGACCCGCGGCTGCGCGACCTGACCGTGACCGCCGTGCGCATGTCGCCCGATCTGCGCGTGGCGCGCGTGTACGTGCGCACGCTCGGCGACACGGCGGACGCGCGCGCGGCGGCGCTGCGCGCGCTCGCGCGTGCGGCGACGTTCCTGCGCGGGCAGGTGGGACGGGCCCTCGGGCTGCGGGTCACGCCGGAGCTGCGCTTCGAGTACGACACGCAGCCCGACATCGCCCGCCGGGTGGACGACCTGCTGCGCGCCGCGGCAGCCCGGGACGAGGACGAGGAGTGA